The following proteins are co-located in the Xanthocytophaga agilis genome:
- a CDS encoding T9SS type A sorting domain-containing protein: protein MRRLLLLLFILSVQVGVLSHSFGQVIAVNSVKEKDPTFTVKANYPNPFQEQTTISFYISRPQVVKITLYSIVGSKITGIIDEAFEAGEHEVVFKRPDNLPDGIYIYTVEAGTSSRSMRMIIRK from the coding sequence ATGAGACGTTTACTATTACTTTTATTTATATTGAGTGTACAGGTAGGAGTGTTAAGCCATTCGTTTGGGCAAGTAATAGCCGTTAATTCTGTTAAAGAGAAAGATCCGACCTTTACAGTTAAAGCTAATTATCCAAATCCTTTTCAGGAACAGACTACTATTAGTTTTTATATATCACGTCCTCAAGTAGTAAAGATTACACTTTATAGCATTGTGGGAAGTAAAATCACGGGTATCATAGATGAGGCATTTGAGGCTGGAGAGCATGAGGTTGTCTTTAAGAGACCTGATAATTTGCCTGATGGTATTTACATTTATACTGTAGAAGCTGGTACATCAAGCCGTTCTATGCGTATGATTATTCGAAAATAG
- the nth gene encoding endonuclease III, which translates to MTKKERYQHFIAYFSEHSENPQTELNFDNPYQLLVAVILSAQCTDKRVNLITPALFERFPNAFALANSHFDELFPYIKSISYPNNKTKHLLGMAKMIISDFGGEIPETVEDLQRLPGVGRKTAHVIASIVYNQPVLAVDTHVFRVSKRLGLVSAKASTPLAVEKELVKYIPTDLVYKSHHWLILHGRYICVARKPKCPECPLTNFCLFYAKLIKKQSSVPDTIQKNPSL; encoded by the coding sequence ATGACAAAGAAGGAACGGTATCAGCATTTTATAGCTTATTTCAGCGAGCATTCGGAAAATCCACAAACAGAGCTAAACTTTGACAATCCATATCAATTACTTGTTGCAGTAATTCTTAGCGCACAATGTACAGACAAACGAGTCAACCTGATTACTCCCGCTTTATTTGAACGTTTTCCTAATGCCTTCGCACTTGCTAATAGTCATTTTGACGAATTATTTCCATACATCAAAAGCATCTCTTATCCCAACAATAAGACAAAACATTTGTTGGGTATGGCGAAAATGATTATCTCGGATTTTGGAGGGGAAATACCAGAAACAGTTGAAGATCTACAACGTCTGCCAGGCGTAGGGCGCAAGACAGCCCATGTAATCGCATCTATCGTTTACAATCAACCAGTTTTAGCAGTAGATACCCATGTATTTCGTGTATCTAAACGTTTGGGTTTGGTAAGTGCGAAAGCATCAACACCACTAGCCGTCGAAAAAGAACTGGTCAAATATATTCCTACAGACCTGGTTTATAAATCGCATCATTGGCTTATTTTACATGGTAGATATATATGTGTGGCCAGAAAGCCTAAATGTCCAGAATGTCCACTTACCAATTTTTGTCTGTTTTACGCAAAGCTCATAAAAAAACAATCCAGCGTGCCAGATACTATTCAGAAAAATCCATCGTTGTAA
- a CDS encoding metallophosphoesterase family protein, whose product MKIGLISDTHSFLDSKVFDYFQHCDEIWHAGDIGEPEVITQLENFKPVRAVYGNIDAPEIRQKYPENQRFVCENSDIWITHIGGHPPRYNPKVLKLLKDNPPNIFICGHSHILRVMPDQQFGNFIYMNPGAAGQEGFHSIRTILRFDLENKKIFNLEAIELGKRGR is encoded by the coding sequence ATGAAAATTGGATTGATTTCAGATACACACAGCTTTTTGGACTCAAAGGTTTTTGACTATTTCCAACATTGCGATGAAATATGGCATGCAGGAGATATAGGTGAGCCAGAAGTAATAACCCAACTTGAAAACTTTAAGCCTGTCAGGGCCGTATACGGAAATATAGATGCACCAGAAATTCGCCAAAAATATCCTGAAAATCAAAGATTTGTTTGCGAAAATTCAGATATTTGGATTACACATATCGGAGGACACCCTCCCAGATACAATCCAAAAGTTTTAAAGCTTTTGAAGGATAATCCGCCGAATATATTCATTTGTGGACACTCCCATATATTAAGAGTAATGCCGGATCAGCAATTTGGGAATTTCATCTATATGAACCCGGGAGCAGCTGGTCAGGAAGGTTTTCACTCAATTCGTACTATTTTACGTTTTGATCTTGAGAATAAAAAGATTTTTAATCTGGAAGCTATTGAATTAGGTAAAAGAGGGAGATAA
- a CDS encoding tetratricopeptide repeat-containing sensor histidine kinase produces the protein MTKLIKFLIIYLIACLVSAQSKAQGEDTLEAHLQKLPDVEKVNFLNHLAEVYSVRIPLQALKYGQLALTHAQTANYIQGQAKAFNNIGEYYLNNGEYDKANEQFQQALKIGYTISETEIIATSLTKIGVVYYFKGDYQKALHYLHQTLPLHKKLYNLRAIANTQNTISYIYANQGVPEKALEYALQSLRIRKELNDPNEIAKSLNSLGDFYYNQSSLRKALHNYLESLRISRQTGNQRGIAFALDNIGKVYLRQDRFQESLLYFREALTISEQLNSAKQTATTYIHMGNTYQGLHDKAKAYRYYTAALRVHYNLKNDLEMVPILNQIGKFNALNGDFKTALSFHYQALSKVKNSQSRLLKRDTYKALADSYLQMKNANSFMEYYQLYSQLQDSIQNDASLRKIAELQTRFELEENQQHIEHENELKNLEIERQKTVQNYLIAIILAGTFLIITLIAFYISHLRANRQLKVQNETIIHKNRQLRKVNEALKTLNDKLIVSEAELRKTNETKDKFFSIIAHDLRAPLATFSSFLTALSDADDSFTQEDIEFITKSTQKSLKNLTDLLNNLLQWSRSQMGSIQFNPQSIILQELIQQTVSLVTEETANKSISIVSKINPEAIAFADANMLDFVIRNIVSNAVKFTPRGGNITIESFDVQDNKLLGVRIIDTGVGISPDNLKKLFDLQIGFTTIGTANEKGTGLGLVLCKEFVEKNGGKIFVESEPGKGTQFSITIPKNTARLSVN, from the coding sequence ATGACAAAATTAATAAAGTTTTTAATCATATACCTTATTGCTTGTCTTGTCAGTGCTCAATCCAAAGCACAGGGAGAAGACACACTAGAAGCCCATTTACAAAAATTGCCAGATGTTGAGAAAGTAAATTTTCTCAACCATCTCGCAGAAGTTTATTCTGTTCGTATTCCTTTGCAAGCCTTAAAATATGGACAGCTTGCCTTAACCCATGCTCAGACAGCCAACTATATACAAGGTCAAGCCAAAGCTTTCAATAATATTGGAGAGTATTATTTGAATAATGGTGAGTATGATAAGGCCAATGAACAATTTCAGCAAGCATTAAAGATTGGCTATACTATCTCCGAAACAGAAATTATAGCGACTTCATTAACAAAGATTGGTGTAGTTTATTATTTTAAAGGAGACTACCAGAAAGCACTTCACTATTTGCATCAAACATTGCCCCTTCACAAAAAGCTTTATAACCTGCGTGCTATTGCCAACACACAGAATACCATTAGTTATATATATGCGAATCAGGGAGTCCCGGAGAAAGCGTTAGAATATGCATTACAATCTCTACGTATTCGAAAAGAATTAAATGATCCCAATGAAATTGCCAAGTCACTTAACTCTTTAGGTGATTTTTATTATAATCAAAGTAGCCTGCGTAAAGCCCTTCATAATTACCTGGAATCTCTACGTATTAGTCGCCAGACAGGAAATCAAAGAGGCATTGCATTCGCACTGGATAATATTGGTAAGGTATATTTACGCCAGGATCGCTTTCAGGAATCATTATTATATTTCAGAGAAGCTCTTACTATCAGTGAACAGCTCAACAGTGCAAAACAAACCGCTACTACCTATATTCATATGGGTAATACGTATCAGGGACTCCATGATAAGGCAAAAGCATACCGCTATTACACAGCAGCCTTACGGGTTCATTATAATCTAAAGAATGATCTGGAAATGGTCCCTATTCTGAATCAAATAGGCAAGTTCAATGCACTAAATGGGGATTTTAAGACAGCACTTTCCTTTCATTATCAAGCACTAAGCAAGGTAAAAAACAGTCAATCCCGCTTATTAAAACGAGATACATATAAAGCACTGGCAGACAGTTATCTCCAAATGAAGAATGCCAATTCTTTTATGGAATACTATCAGTTGTACTCTCAGTTGCAGGATTCTATTCAAAATGATGCCAGTCTCCGCAAAATCGCAGAACTCCAGACCCGTTTCGAATTGGAAGAGAATCAACAACATATTGAGCATGAGAATGAATTAAAAAATCTGGAGATAGAAAGACAGAAAACTGTCCAGAACTATCTGATTGCGATTATCCTTGCCGGCACATTTCTGATTATTACACTTATTGCATTTTATATCTCACATCTTCGGGCTAACAGACAGTTAAAAGTACAGAATGAGACTATCATTCATAAAAACAGACAATTAAGGAAAGTAAATGAAGCACTAAAAACACTAAATGATAAACTCATTGTATCAGAGGCAGAACTTCGCAAAACCAATGAAACAAAAGATAAGTTCTTTTCCATCATTGCTCATGATCTGCGAGCTCCACTAGCCACTTTTAGCTCTTTTCTTACAGCATTATCAGATGCAGATGATAGCTTTACTCAAGAAGACATTGAGTTTATCACAAAAAGTACCCAGAAGTCACTTAAGAACTTAACAGATTTACTGAATAACCTGCTACAATGGTCCCGTTCTCAGATGGGAAGTATTCAGTTTAATCCACAATCAATTATTTTACAAGAGCTTATTCAGCAGACAGTAAGCCTGGTTACTGAAGAAACAGCCAACAAATCCATAAGTATTGTCTCTAAAATTAATCCAGAAGCTATAGCATTTGCAGATGCCAATATGCTAGACTTCGTGATACGAAATATTGTATCCAATGCTGTAAAATTCACTCCCAGAGGTGGTAATATTACTATTGAGTCCTTTGATGTCCAAGACAATAAACTCCTGGGTGTCAGGATAATAGATACAGGGGTTGGAATATCTCCAGATAATCTGAAAAAACTATTCGATCTGCAAATTGGCTTTACAACAATAGGTACAGCCAATGAAAAAGGTACCGGCTTAGGGTTAGTACTTTGTAAAGAGTTTGTGGAGAAAAATGGCGGAAAGATCTTTGTTGAAAGCGAACCAGGTAAAGGTACACAATTTTCGATTACAATTCCTAAAAATACGGCAAGGCTATCTGTTAATTAA
- a CDS encoding ATP-binding protein: MLETIYKLFFSSSETTRNASLTVRNFILVSQLFYHLLGLVIFGTLLREVNFPKNIYIIVLLLAYLGAYTLVFRINKQDKTETAKYIFYIITNIFLFVFSSALGNKAGIYLLYFPLITSTLVIYGFHDKEKIILMTALSFAFLGLLDFTEHRLWLFPISAETQHSFYAANFILSVGVIGFCIIYLISVLYHTETRLRESESNLSSILASLNEVVWAATLPDGDILYINAAAEHVFAFSQPSFYENRNYWSHIVLPDDRSDYEAFEAEVHKKGSDEIEYRVVRKNGELRWLRDRCKIVWDEDGKPLRMEGITTDITEHKLAEEKVKQQNEQLRGILESTQSSIFALDTDYNYLIYNSTHKELMQKAYGAKVTKGVNVIEDHLLGLDTDKIVNHLQQAFQGKQFMVVEELGESNLHRTWYETVYNPIQNEFGKVTGVAVFSRDITERKRAENELIRTNFELDTFVYRASHDMRAPLRSVLGLVNLIKIETDEKQKTEYLKLIEKSVDRLDAFFSDILSFSRNSRLDIVKEQVDFNKLTKECWSSLQYLENASEIRLIKDIRVPEPFYSDSSRIEIILLNLFSNAIKYQKACAGARVRISIKADNRIAKIVVEDNGKGIEEQYIDKIFDMFFRASLGTHGSGLGLYITKQVVEKLGGSINVQSEHGVGTQFVITIPSYVPTPVEIMTPQN; this comes from the coding sequence ATGCTAGAAACCATTTATAAACTATTCTTTTCGTCGTCCGAAACGACAAGGAATGCTTCGTTAACCGTTCGAAACTTTATACTTGTAAGCCAATTATTCTATCACTTGCTGGGCCTTGTGATATTTGGTACCTTATTGCGCGAAGTAAACTTTCCCAAGAATATTTACATAATTGTTTTATTACTGGCTTACCTGGGAGCTTATACGCTTGTATTTCGTATTAACAAACAGGATAAAACAGAGACTGCAAAATATATTTTCTATATTATTACGAATATTTTCTTATTTGTTTTTTCCTCTGCTCTGGGTAATAAAGCAGGTATCTACTTATTATATTTTCCTCTGATTACCAGTACTCTGGTAATTTATGGCTTTCATGATAAGGAAAAAATTATATTAATGACTGCCTTGTCATTTGCTTTTTTAGGACTTCTGGATTTTACAGAACACCGATTATGGCTATTCCCTATTTCTGCTGAAACCCAACATTCATTCTATGCAGCAAATTTTATTCTTTCAGTAGGGGTTATCGGATTCTGTATCATTTACCTGATTAGTGTATTGTATCATACAGAAACACGTTTAAGGGAATCGGAAAGCAATCTAAGTAGCATACTGGCTTCGTTAAATGAGGTAGTATGGGCTGCTACTTTGCCAGATGGAGACATTCTTTATATCAATGCTGCTGCAGAGCATGTATTTGCCTTTTCACAGCCAAGTTTCTATGAAAACAGAAATTATTGGTCTCATATAGTATTGCCTGACGATCGGTCTGATTATGAGGCTTTTGAAGCTGAAGTTCATAAGAAAGGATCTGATGAAATAGAATATAGAGTAGTTCGTAAAAATGGAGAGCTCAGATGGTTGCGTGACCGCTGCAAAATAGTATGGGATGAAGATGGAAAACCTTTGCGAATGGAAGGAATTACCACAGATATCACAGAACATAAGCTTGCGGAGGAAAAAGTAAAACAACAGAATGAACAGTTACGGGGAATTCTGGAAAGTACTCAGAGTAGTATTTTTGCATTGGATACAGATTATAACTATCTCATCTATAACTCTACACATAAGGAGTTGATGCAAAAAGCATACGGTGCAAAAGTAACCAAAGGTGTAAATGTAATTGAAGATCATTTACTAGGTTTGGATACAGATAAAATAGTAAATCACCTACAACAGGCTTTTCAGGGAAAACAGTTTATGGTGGTGGAAGAGCTGGGAGAATCTAATCTGCATCGTACATGGTATGAAACTGTTTATAACCCTATTCAGAATGAGTTTGGCAAAGTAACAGGGGTTGCTGTGTTTTCTAGAGATATTACAGAACGGAAACGAGCTGAAAATGAGTTAATACGTACAAATTTTGAACTGGATACCTTTGTATATAGGGCTTCTCATGATATGAGAGCTCCTTTGAGGTCTGTATTGGGTCTGGTAAATCTTATCAAAATTGAAACAGACGAAAAACAAAAAACGGAATATCTGAAGCTGATTGAGAAAAGCGTAGACCGCCTGGATGCATTTTTCTCTGATATATTGAGTTTTTCACGTAATAGCAGATTGGATATTGTAAAAGAGCAGGTTGATTTTAATAAGCTTACTAAAGAGTGCTGGAGCAGTCTGCAATACCTGGAAAATGCGTCTGAAATTAGATTGATAAAAGATATACGTGTACCAGAGCCTTTTTATTCAGATTCTTCTCGAATTGAAATTATACTGCTAAATCTGTTTTCCAATGCTATTAAGTATCAGAAAGCATGTGCTGGTGCCAGAGTTCGAATATCTATTAAGGCAGATAATAGAATTGCTAAAATTGTAGTTGAAGATAATGGGAAGGGTATAGAGGAACAATACATAGACAAAATATTTGATATGTTTTTCCGGGCTTCTCTCGGAACGCATGGGTCCGGATTGGGCTTGTATATAACTAAACAGGTTGTAGAAAAACTAGGTGGTAGCATTAATGTTCAGTCTGAACACGGTGTAGGAACTCAGTTTGTCATTACTATTCCCAGTTATGTTCCTACTCCTGTTGAAATAATGACTCCCCAGAATTAA
- a CDS encoding RNA polymerase sigma factor: protein MNQSLLNDSVLVTLYKNGNEKAFELLVKRYKSKVYTAIYLIVKDSYTAEDLLQDTFIKAVTTIKSGRYNEEGKFLPWLLRIAHNLAIDYFRREKRYPTIVMEDGSNVFDTLEFSEDSAESIQIRQETYNRLRDMIDNLPSVQKEVLIMRHYNDMSFQEIADATGVSINTALGRMRYALINLRKQMTTTDQNRYVSN, encoded by the coding sequence ATGAACCAAAGTTTGTTGAACGACAGCGTTCTTGTCACTCTTTACAAAAATGGCAATGAGAAAGCCTTTGAACTCCTTGTCAAACGTTATAAATCAAAGGTCTATACTGCAATTTATCTAATTGTTAAAGATTCTTACACAGCTGAAGATCTATTACAGGATACCTTTATCAAAGCAGTAACTACAATTAAATCAGGTCGCTATAATGAAGAGGGTAAATTCTTACCTTGGCTTTTGCGTATAGCGCACAATCTTGCTATCGATTATTTCCGTCGGGAGAAGCGTTATCCAACTATAGTAATGGAGGATGGCAGTAATGTGTTTGATACACTTGAATTCTCTGAGGATTCAGCAGAATCGATTCAGATTCGTCAGGAAACTTATAATCGATTGCGGGATATGATTGATAACCTCCCTAGCGTACAAAAAGAAGTCCTGATTATGCGTCATTATAATGATATGAGCTTTCAGGAGATAGCAGATGCTACAGGAGTAAGTATTAATACTGCACTAGGTCGTATGCGTTATGCATTGATTAATCTGAGAAAACAGATGACAACAACAGATCAGAATAGATACGTATCAAACTAG
- the uvrA gene encoding excinuclease ABC subunit UvrA: MSNKSMVSKATTLPGISDLDPREYIIIKGARVNNLKNLSVAIPRNKLVVITGLSGSGKSSLAFDTLFAEGQRMYVESLGSYARQFLGRMEKPEVEYIKGVSPAIAIEQKVNTRNPRSTVGTTTEIYDYLKLLFSRIGKTYSPVSGQEVRRDTVTDVIDYLYSFEDGQRFLVLAPLKPHTERKLLDELNILLQKGFTRIQWNDELLFIEEIISDTKRLSEIDKKVKQKHSQVFILIDRNSVRHNDEDNEFRISDSIQTAFFEGDGECMVQVVDKESKLFSDRFELDGITFEEPSVNFFSFNNPYGACRTCEGFGTVLGLDPDLIIPDKTLSVYEGAIAPWRTEKMSEWLTPLIKNGIRFDFPIHRPYEDLSEEQKTLLWKGNEYFKGIDEFFRYVEGETYKIQYRVLLSRYRGRTVCPDCRGSRIRKDAGYVKIGGKSIIDLVLMPVTQVTRFFDETELSEYEQKVSGRIITEIRNRLSYLDKVGLGYLTMNRISSTLSGGEYQRIKLATSLGSALVGSMYILDEPSIGLHPRDTQKLISVLKMLRDLGNTVIVVEHEEEVLRAADQIIDIGPDAGAHGGELIFQGSLEDVDSADTYTTRYLNGTDEVPVPKRRRQWTDAIEIKGARENNLKNVNVKIPLGILTAITGVSGSGKSTLVKKIVYPALAKHLGLHNEESARYESISGSLSLLTAVEFVDQNPIGKSSRSNPVTYIKAYDHIRQLMADQSLAKTRGYTAGHFSFNIDGGRCEACQGEGHVTIEMQFMADIHLTCESCHGKRFKQEVLEVTYKDKNIADILDMTVDEAVEFFQGVPKVADRLKPLQDVGLGYVRLGQSSDTLSGGEAQRVKLASFLGKGNAHQGKTLFIFDEPTTGLHFHDIKKLLNAINALVEQGDSVVLIEHNTEIIKSADWVIDLGPEGGDKGGYLVFEGVPEELIREEKSYTGQFLRGKL; this comes from the coding sequence ATGAGTAATAAATCTATGGTTTCCAAAGCAACAACCTTGCCAGGTATAAGTGATCTTGATCCAAGAGAATACATAATTATTAAGGGTGCACGTGTTAACAATCTTAAAAATCTTAGTGTTGCTATTCCTCGGAATAAGTTGGTTGTCATTACTGGCTTATCTGGTTCTGGTAAATCCTCTCTGGCATTTGATACGTTGTTTGCCGAAGGTCAACGGATGTATGTGGAAAGTCTGGGAAGTTATGCCCGCCAGTTTTTAGGAAGAATGGAAAAACCCGAGGTCGAATATATAAAAGGTGTTTCTCCTGCTATTGCTATTGAGCAGAAAGTTAACACCCGCAATCCACGTTCTACAGTAGGTACCACCACAGAAATTTATGATTATTTAAAATTATTGTTTTCACGAATTGGGAAAACTTATTCTCCTGTTTCAGGTCAGGAGGTACGCCGGGATACTGTTACAGATGTAATAGATTATCTGTACAGTTTTGAAGATGGGCAACGATTTCTTGTATTAGCTCCGCTGAAACCTCATACTGAACGTAAATTACTGGATGAGTTGAATATATTATTGCAAAAAGGATTTACACGTATTCAATGGAATGATGAACTTCTTTTTATTGAGGAGATTATTAGTGATACAAAACGGTTAAGTGAAATTGATAAGAAAGTAAAACAAAAACATTCACAAGTATTTATATTGATAGATCGGAACAGTGTTCGACATAATGATGAAGATAATGAGTTCCGTATATCAGATTCTATACAAACTGCTTTCTTTGAAGGTGATGGTGAGTGTATGGTGCAGGTTGTTGATAAGGAAAGTAAACTATTCTCTGATCGTTTTGAATTGGATGGTATTACCTTTGAAGAGCCAAGCGTTAACTTCTTTAGTTTTAATAACCCATATGGAGCCTGTCGCACCTGTGAAGGGTTTGGTACTGTGCTTGGCCTTGATCCGGATCTGATCATTCCAGATAAGACACTTTCTGTGTATGAAGGGGCTATTGCTCCATGGCGTACAGAAAAAATGAGTGAGTGGTTGACTCCCCTTATTAAAAATGGAATACGTTTTGATTTTCCTATTCATCGTCCGTATGAAGATCTCTCGGAAGAGCAAAAGACATTATTATGGAAAGGAAATGAATATTTTAAAGGGATTGATGAGTTTTTTCGCTATGTAGAAGGAGAAACCTATAAAATTCAATATAGAGTTTTGCTATCCAGGTATCGTGGAAGGACTGTGTGTCCCGACTGTCGTGGAAGCCGTATCCGGAAAGATGCAGGCTATGTAAAGATTGGCGGAAAGTCTATTATTGATCTGGTATTAATGCCCGTTACACAGGTTACAAGATTTTTTGATGAAACCGAATTGAGTGAGTATGAACAAAAAGTGTCCGGACGTATTATTACGGAGATACGTAATCGTCTGAGCTATCTGGATAAAGTGGGTTTGGGGTACCTTACTATGAATCGAATCTCTTCTACTTTGTCAGGTGGAGAATATCAGCGGATTAAACTGGCAACATCATTAGGTAGTGCGTTAGTTGGTTCTATGTATATTCTGGATGAGCCTAGTATTGGACTGCATCCACGAGATACACAAAAGCTGATAAGTGTACTAAAAATGCTTCGGGACCTAGGAAATACTGTGATTGTAGTAGAACATGAAGAAGAGGTGTTACGAGCTGCTGATCAGATTATTGATATAGGGCCTGATGCAGGTGCACATGGTGGTGAACTAATCTTTCAGGGTAGTCTGGAAGATGTAGACTCCGCAGATACGTACACAACACGTTATTTGAATGGAACAGATGAAGTGCCTGTACCTAAACGTCGCCGTCAGTGGACAGATGCCATTGAAATTAAAGGGGCAAGAGAAAATAATCTCAAAAATGTCAATGTAAAAATTCCTCTGGGGATATTAACGGCTATTACAGGTGTAAGTGGTTCCGGAAAATCAACATTGGTAAAAAAGATAGTATATCCGGCTTTGGCAAAACATCTTGGCCTACATAATGAAGAATCTGCCAGGTATGAGTCAATTAGTGGTAGCTTGTCTCTATTAACTGCAGTTGAATTTGTAGATCAGAACCCCATAGGAAAGTCATCACGATCCAATCCTGTTACTTACATTAAAGCGTATGACCATATTCGTCAGCTAATGGCTGACCAATCTTTAGCCAAAACCCGTGGGTATACAGCAGGACACTTTTCCTTTAATATAGATGGAGGACGATGTGAGGCATGTCAGGGAGAGGGACATGTAACTATTGAGATGCAATTTATGGCAGATATTCACCTGACCTGCGAGAGTTGTCATGGTAAACGTTTTAAGCAGGAAGTGCTGGAAGTGACATATAAGGATAAGAATATTGCTGATATACTGGATATGACTGTTGATGAAGCTGTTGAGTTCTTTCAAGGTGTTCCGAAAGTTGCGGATAGATTAAAGCCTTTACAAGACGTTGGTTTGGGATATGTACGTTTAGGACAATCATCAGATACACTTTCCGGAGGGGAGGCACAACGGGTAAAACTAGCTTCTTTCCTTGGAAAGGGAAATGCACACCAAGGAAAAACATTGTTCATTTTTGATGAACCTACTACAGGGTTACATTTTCACGATATCAAAAAGTTATTGAATGCAATTAATGCTTTGGTAGAACAAGGTGATAGTGTTGTTCTGATAGAACATAATACTGAGATAATAAAATCTGCAGACTGGGTAATAGATCTGGGGCCAGAAGGAGGAGATAAAGGTGGTTATCTGGTTTTTGAAGGTGTTCCTGAGGAGTTGATTAGGGAAGAAAAAAGTTATACAGGACAGTTTCTTAGAGGGAAATTATAG
- a CDS encoding PQQ-dependent sugar dehydrogenase has translation MRLERITTVINTFLGIYFLSVPVYVGAQSSLLLQDAFPKLSTFTKPIEITHANDFSNRLFVVEQAGIIKVFPNDSNVTSSQVVTFLDIRTRITSGGEMGLLGMAFDPNYRYNGYLYVNYTRTDKGQLQTVISRFHVNPNDPNLADVTSEKLLLVFNQPYSNHNGGKLAFGKDGYLYIATGDGGSGGDPQNNGQNLSTVLGKILRIDVNQIPGIDTYSIPSDNPFVTRAGARPEIYAYGLRNPWKFSFDPVTGYLWAGDVGQNAREEINLITKGGNYGWRYREGKACYNPSANCPTQSLIDPIWDYIQSSGTGRSVTGGLVYRGSLLPALYGKYIYGDFVSGNMWTLTYDTTSKRATNEFLMKMNGNISAFGEDQHHELYICSYSSGRIQKLKDALVLANEPELATHIDVYPNPSTSLVHIKLKLAQSDRISLRLYSMQGKLVYSLLSNEKVTAGETELTLDTKSLSAGTYIYQLESKKINQSGRIQIIK, from the coding sequence ATGCGATTAGAACGAATTACTACTGTGATAAATACATTTCTGGGGATTTACTTTCTGAGTGTACCTGTATATGTGGGTGCCCAATCTTCTTTGTTGTTACAGGATGCTTTTCCTAAACTAAGCACCTTCACAAAACCTATTGAAATTACTCATGCTAACGATTTTTCAAATCGGTTGTTTGTGGTAGAACAGGCAGGTATTATTAAAGTATTTCCCAATGATAGCAATGTAACCAGTAGTCAAGTTGTTACCTTTCTGGATATACGTACCCGTATTACTTCCGGAGGGGAAATGGGATTATTAGGGATGGCATTTGATCCCAACTATCGTTACAATGGTTATTTGTATGTAAACTATACTCGTACAGATAAGGGGCAACTCCAGACCGTAATTTCTAGATTTCATGTAAATCCAAATGATCCGAATCTGGCAGATGTCACCAGTGAGAAACTATTATTGGTTTTTAATCAACCTTATTCAAATCATAATGGGGGAAAACTGGCATTTGGAAAGGATGGGTATTTATATATAGCTACAGGAGATGGAGGGAGTGGAGGTGATCCTCAAAATAACGGGCAAAATCTATCTACCGTATTGGGCAAGATATTGCGTATAGATGTAAACCAGATACCTGGAATTGACACATACTCCATACCATCTGATAATCCATTTGTTACCAGAGCTGGTGCCAGGCCGGAAATTTATGCATATGGGTTGCGTAACCCTTGGAAGTTTAGCTTTGATCCAGTTACAGGCTATTTGTGGGCAGGAGATGTCGGGCAAAATGCCCGCGAGGAGATTAACCTTATTACTAAAGGAGGAAATTATGGATGGCGATATCGGGAAGGAAAGGCTTGCTATAACCCTTCTGCCAACTGTCCAACACAAAGTCTGATAGATCCTATCTGGGATTATATACAATCATCTGGTACAGGTCGTTCGGTAACAGGAGGACTTGTATATAGAGGTAGTCTCTTGCCAGCATTATATGGTAAGTATATTTATGGAGATTTTGTAAGTGGCAATATGTGGACATTAACCTATGATACTACAAGCAAAAGAGCAACTAATGAGTTTTTGATGAAAATGAATGGTAATATTTCCGCCTTTGGTGAAGATCAGCATCATGAGTTATATATATGTAGCTATTCTTCGGGGCGTATCCAGAAATTAAAAGATGCATTAGTATTAGCAAATGAACCTGAACTAGCTACTCACATAGATGTATATCCTAATCCTTCTACTTCTCTAGTTCATATTAAACTTAAGTTAGCTCAGAGTGATCGTATTTCTCTGCGATTATACTCCATGCAAGGGAAACTTGTTTATTCTCTCCTTTCTAATGAAAAAGTAACAGCAGGTGAAACTGAACTTACTTTAGATACAAAATCACTCTCTGCAGGAACATATATTTACCAGTTAGAATCGAAGAAAATAAACCAGTCGGGAAGGATTCAGATAATCAAATAG